One genomic window of Oryctolagus cuniculus chromosome 11, mOryCun1.1, whole genome shotgun sequence includes the following:
- the SSTR4 gene encoding somatostatin receptor type 4 — translation MSAPPTLPPGAEEVLETAWPSPANGSRAPLEEEGAVGPDGAGPVGTIAIQCIYALVCLVGLVGNALVIFVILRYAKMKTATNIYLLNLAVADELFMLSVPFVASSAALRHWPFGAALCRAVLSVDGLNMFTSVFCLTVLSVDRYVAVVHPLRAATYRRPRVAKLVNAGVWLAALLVTLPIAIFADTRPVRGGRSVACNLHWPHPAWSAVFVVYTFLLGFLLPVLAIGLCYLLIVGKMRAVALRAGWQQRRRSEKKITRLVLMVVAVFVLCWMPFYVVQLLNLFVSSLDATVNHVSLILSYANSCANPILYGFLSDNFRRSFQRVLCLRCCLLDAAGGAEEEPLDYYATALKSRGGAGCICPPLPCQQEPAQPEPNRKPIPLTGTTTF, via the coding sequence ATGAGCGCGCCCCCGACGCTGCCCCCTGGGGCCGAGGAAGTGCTGGAGACGGCCTGGCCGTCCCCGGCCAACGGCAGCCGCGCCCCACTCGAGGAGGAGGGGGCGGTGGGGCCCGACGGCGCCGGGCCGGTGGGCACCATCGCCATCCAATGCATCTACGCGCTGGTGTGCCTGGTGGGCCTGGTGGGCAACGCGCTGGTCATCTTCGTGATCCTCCGCTACGCCAAGATGAAGACGGCCACCAACATCTACCTGCTCAACCTGGCCGTGGCCGATGAGCTGTTCATGCTCAGCGTGCCCTTCGTGGCGTCGTCGGCCGCCCTGCGCCATTGGCCCTTCGGCGCGGCGCTATGCCGGGCGGTGCTCAGCGTGGACGGCCTCAACATGTTCACCAGCGTCTTCTGCCTCACCGTGCTCAGCGTGGACCGCTACGTGGCCGTGGTGCACCCGCTGCGCGCCGCCACCTACCGGCGGCCCCGCGTGGCCAAGCTGGTCAACGCGGGCGTTTGGCTGGCCGCCCTGCTGGTCACGCTGCCCATTGCCATCTTCGCCGACACCAGGCCCGTGCGCGGCGGCCGCTCTGTGGCCTGCAACCTGCACTGGCCGCACCCAGCCTGGTCAGCGGTCTTCGTGGTCTACACCTTCCTGCTGGGCTTCTTGCTGCCGGTGCTGGCCATCGGCCTCTGCTACCTGCTCATCGTGGGCAAGATGCGCGCTGTGGCCCTGCGCGCCGGCTGGCAGCAGCGCAGGCGCTCGGAAAAGAAGATCACCAGGCTAGTGCTCATGGTGGTGGCCGTCTTCGTGCTCTGCTGGATGCCTTTCTACGTGGTGCAGCTGCTGAACCTGTTCGTGAGCAGCCTCGATGCCACCGTCAACCACGTGTCGCTCATCCTCAGCTACGCCAACAGCTGCGCCAACCCCATTCTCTACGGCTTCCTCTCCGACAACTTCCGCCGCTCCTTCCAGCGGGTCCTCTGCCtgcgctgctgcctcctggatgcCGCCGGCGGCGCTGAGGAGGAGCCCCTGGACTACTACGCCACGGCTCTCaagagcagaggtggggcagggtGCATCTGCCCGCCGCTGCCCTGCCAGCAGGAGCCGGCACAGCCAGAACCCAACCGCAAGCCCATCCCGCTCACCGGAACCACCACCTTCTGa